GGCTATCATGGGGATCGTAAAAATGAAAAATATGCCAACGTAGTCGTCTCACTCATCCAGTGGATAGACCTCAAATTGAGTCAAATCGACAAGCCATTTTGGAATATCATGAGATTCATCATGCCTGCTGCTGCATTGACTATTCTCGCGGGTATCAATATCTTGGGTTGGCCGTATCAGTGGATTTATCTCCCCATTCTGATCAACCTCGCCTTGTTGTCTATCCTATTCAAGCCATTGATGGACCTCACCAATGAGTTTGGAAATATTGCTGACTTCCTGAAAGGCTATGAGCACGTGATTATAGAAATAGAAAAAAAATCTTTTGAGTCTCCGCTACTTACTCGACTACACGACCAACTAAAAACCAAAGGTCAGTCTGCCTCTTCCCGCTATCATGCGCCTTCGCAGGATTTTGATGTTTTTGCTCAGCAGAGCCAATATCCTGTATTTGCCTTTCAATGTACTTTTTTTGCTCGATGTCAACTGGCTACTCCTAGCGGTCCAATGGAAAAAGAAAAACATCCATCATGTGCAAAACTGGTTCGATGCGGTGCATCAAATCGACGCCTTGTCTGACTTGGCCTCGTTCGCTTACGCTAATCCTACCTTTACCTTCCCAAAGTTATCGGACACGGATCACGTGCTAGTCGCTGAGCAAATGGCACATCCGTTGATCAAGTCTACCCAGCGTGTAAGCAATGATTTCGCGCTGTCGGGCAAAGGCAGACTCGGGCTAGTCACAGGCTCCAACATGTGGGGCAAGAGCACCTTTCTCCGCACGATAGGTATCAATCTCGTGCTGGCACAAATGGGCGCACCCGTTTGTGCTCGAAAGTTTGAGCTGTCTCTCGTTCAGCTTTTCACCAGCATGCGCACACAAGACAATTTAGAGGAAAACGTCAGTTCATTTTATGCAGAACTCAAGCGGCTCAAGCAGCTGCTCGACCTTTTGCAACAGGGCGAACCTATCTTCTATATGCTCGACGAAATTCTGAAAGGCACCAATTCGGAAGACCGCCACAAAGGTGCGCTCTCTCTGATAGACCAATTGATCAAAGAAAATTGTCGGGGACTGATTTCTACTCACGACATCCAGCTATCGGCTTTATCGAAAGATCAACCCAATATCCAAAACATGAATTTCAATAGCTCTATCGTAGATGATGAGATTATTTTCGATTACAAATTGTCTCTGGCACCCTGCGGTAGTTTCAATGCCAGCAAACTGATGGAAAAGATGGGTATTATCAAAAAATAGGAAACACTTCAAGGATTGCCTTGTGCTGTTTAGCT
This Reichenbachiella ulvae DNA region includes the following protein-coding sequences:
- a CDS encoding MutS-related protein codes for the protein MQNWFDAVHQIDALSDLASFAYANPTFTFPKLSDTDHVLVAEQMAHPLIKSTQRVSNDFALSGKGRLGLVTGSNMWGKSTFLRTIGINLVLAQMGAPVCARKFELSLVQLFTSMRTQDNLEENVSSFYAELKRLKQLLDLLQQGEPIFYMLDEILKGTNSEDRHKGALSLIDQLIKENCRGLISTHDIQLSALSKDQPNIQNMNFNSSIVDDEIIFDYKLSLAPCGSFNASKLMEKMGIIKK